The Rattus rattus isolate New Zealand chromosome 1, Rrattus_CSIRO_v1, whole genome shotgun sequence genome includes a region encoding these proteins:
- the Fam229a gene encoding protein FAM229A, giving the protein MQSSPSTLGPGRAADTCQAPPGPERPPAARARAVASSLGPASASGRVPRGLDMSAQETPQGRRFPIEAGDSPGLASAPESQDSPEPVATDQNPVRPLRRCPGCHCLTLLHVPIDVYLAMGGSPRARAT; this is encoded by the exons ATGCAGTCCTCCCCTTCGACGCTGGGGCCCGGGCGCGCAGCAGACACCTGCCAGGCTCCGCCTGGACCGGAGCGTCCTCCCGCGGCCAGGGCTCGGGCAGTTGCTTCCAGCCTGGGACCGGCCTCGGCCTCCGGCAG AGTGCCCCGGGGCCTGGACATGAGTGCCCAGGAGACCCCACAGGGTCGAAGATTCCCCATTGAGGCCGGAGACTCCCCTGGCCTTGCCTCCGCCCCCGAGTCCCAGGATAGCCCGGAGCCTGTAGCTACGGATCAAAACCCTGTCAG GCCGCTCCGACGCTGCCCGGGCTGCCACTGTCTGACGCTGCTGCACGTGCCCATCGACGTCTACCTGGCCATGGGCGGGAGCCCCCGGGCCCGTGCTACCTGA
- the Tssk3 gene encoding testis-specific serine/threonine-protein kinase 3: MEDFLLSNGYQLGKTIGEGTYSKVKEAFSKKHQRKVAIKIIDKMGGPEEFIQRFLPRELQIVRTLDHKNIIRVYEMLESADGKIYLVMELAEGGDVFDCVLNGGPLPESRAKALFRQMVEAIRYCHGCGVAHRDLKCENALLQGFNLKLTDFGFAKVLPKSRRELSQTFCGSTAYAAPEVLQGIPHDSKKGDVWSMGVVLYVMLCASLPFDDTDIPKMLWQQQKGVSFPTHLGISTECQDLLKRLLEPDMILRPSIEEVSWHPWLAST; this comes from the exons ATGGAGGACTTTCTACTCTCCAATGGGTACCAGCTGGGCAAGACCATTGGGGAAGGGACCTACTCAAAAGTCAAAGAAGCATTTTCcaaaaaacatcaaagaaaagtgGCAATTAAAATTATAGACAAGATGGGAGGGCCAGAAG AGTTTATCCAGAGATTCCTGCCTCGGGAGCTCCAGATTGTCCGTACCCTGGACCACAAAAACATCATCCGGGTGTATGAGATGCTGGAATCAGCGGATGGAAAAATCTACCTGGTGATGGAACTGGCTGAGGGAGGGGATGTCTTTGACTGTGTGCTGAACGGAGGGCCGCTGCCCGAGAGCCGGGCCAAGGCCCTCTTCCGCCAGATGGTGGAGGCTATTCGCTACTGCCATGGCTGTGGTGTGGCCCACCGGGACCTTAAGTGTGAGAACGCCTTGTTGCAGGGCTTCAATCTGAAGCTGACCGACTTTGGCTTTGCCAAGGTGCTACCCAAGTCACGCAGGGAGCTGAGCCAGACCTTCTGTGGCAGCACAGCCTATGCCGCCCCTGAAGTGCTACAGGGCATACCCCATGATAGCAAGAAAGGCGATGTCTGGAGCATGGGTGTGGTCCTGTATGTAATGCTCTGCGCAAGCCTACCTTTTGATGATACAGATATCCCCAAGATGCTGTGGCAGCAGCAGAAGGGGGTGTCCTTCCCCACCCATCTGGGCATCTCAACCGAATGCCAGGACCTGCTCAAGCGGCTCCTGGAACCAGATATGATACTCCGGCCTTCAATCGAAGAAGTTAGTTGGCACCCATGGCTAGCAAGCACTTGA